In Halopelagius longus, the following proteins share a genomic window:
- a CDS encoding esterase/lipase family protein produces MFSHAMEALNPPSERKKRKRRERRTDDEGLPWSSRGRYGGVGGHEWFDTDAGASRSPVVFVHGNGRTHEDWTDHAEALLDEGFSGDELWAITFAHPSSTHREMSSQLDEFVRNVREYTGSESVSIVAHSLGVTGVRYWLERRNRYEWVDTVVSIAGANHGVSVCSGDEDPKTLGEYARPSRFVGYRYRERPNHPLKRLNAGTETPGDVTYYTIRGAYDHYYWRDPTSPELEGASENVLLWTNHIGTLRSDRTRALLSEWLTDGPDDGAADDGRTAV; encoded by the coding sequence ATGTTCAGCCACGCTATGGAGGCGTTAAATCCGCCGAGCGAACGGAAAAAGCGGAAGCGCCGCGAGCGCCGGACGGACGACGAGGGCCTCCCGTGGTCGTCCCGCGGACGGTACGGCGGCGTCGGCGGTCACGAGTGGTTCGACACGGACGCGGGGGCGTCGCGCAGTCCGGTCGTGTTCGTCCACGGGAACGGCCGAACGCACGAGGACTGGACGGACCACGCCGAAGCGCTTCTGGACGAGGGGTTCTCCGGCGACGAACTGTGGGCGATAACGTTCGCGCACCCGAGTTCGACGCACCGCGAGATGTCGAGCCAACTCGACGAGTTCGTCCGGAACGTGCGCGAGTACACCGGTTCGGAGTCGGTTTCGATAGTCGCCCACAGCCTCGGCGTCACGGGCGTTCGCTACTGGTTGGAGCGTCGGAACCGCTACGAGTGGGTCGATACCGTCGTCTCGATCGCCGGAGCGAACCACGGCGTCTCGGTGTGTAGCGGCGACGAGGACCCGAAGACGCTGGGCGAGTACGCGCGGCCGAGTCGCTTCGTCGGCTACCGGTACCGCGAACGACCGAACCATCCGCTCAAGCGGTTGAACGCCGGCACCGAGACGCCGGGCGACGTGACGTACTACACGATTCGCGGCGCGTACGACCACTACTACTGGCGCGACCCGACGAGCCCGGAACTCGAGGGCGCGTCGGAGAACGTCCTGTTGTGGACGAACCACATCGGGACGTTGCGTTCCGACCGAACCCGCGCCCTCCTGTCGGAGTGGTTGACCGACGGACCCGACGACGGCGCGGCGGACGACGGCCGAACGGCAGTGTAA
- a CDS encoding DUF7344 domain-containing protein, with translation MAVPTQRITEELISPADLTEDEYYRLLSDERRRIVLQTLTDLELPLSVSELAREVAERETESDAGASVPEIRSVETDLHHVHLPLLDDHGIVEYDWQANHIRRS, from the coding sequence ATGGCCGTACCGACCCAGAGAATCACCGAGGAACTGATATCGCCCGCGGACCTCACCGAGGACGAGTACTACCGGCTCCTCTCGGACGAACGACGACGAATCGTCCTCCAGACGCTCACCGACCTCGAACTCCCCCTCTCCGTGAGCGAACTGGCCCGAGAAGTGGCCGAACGCGAAACGGAGTCCGACGCCGGCGCTTCCGTCCCCGAGATACGGAGCGTCGAAACCGACCTCCACCACGTCCACCTCCCCCTACTCGACGACCACGGAATCGTCGAGTACGACTGGCAGGCGAACCACATCCGACGGTCGTAG
- a CDS encoding PAS domain S-box protein, with protein MVSGALSDALRETLAVFESRGDPGEPMTTAEVTGHLDVSRRSTYARLEKLADGGFLGTKKVGAKGRVWWRPRTDDGTDDLAALVDDLPGVVYRWRDEPDRPVEFVGGECERLTGHTAESIRSGAVSWEDDVLHPEDAADVRQAVRAGLDGDGRFSVQYRILTAAGDVRWVSERGHVAASESGGAVLVEGLITDISEVKAESRRFERQIDEVFERIDDAFYAVDEEFRFTHVNERAEELLRHSEAELLGESVWDVFPSATETEAWESFHDALETQTPTSYEVYYDRLDFWVEANVYPSETGLSVYFRDVTERKVRERELEQYETLARTASDVIVTVDERSVVRDVNSAVEDVFGYEPTELVGESLTKLMPDRLSDVHRTAVRRYLDSGERHLDWDYLELPGVRADGSEIPLAISFSEYEHDGERYFTGIVRDVTERKEMESDLRDSEKKFRTLAENLEEVVWMTAEDPTEFLYVNPAYEEVWGRDRESLYEDGLSFLDAVHPEDREQVREAYTDLPEEDYEAEYRIVRPDGTVRWLHARGVAVGGEDGDDFRIVGIVEDATERIRQKRELRRRVRQQEVITDFGQRALGEVELDDLVSEAAALVAETLDNDYCAVLDFDADADELRLSHGVGWEEEAVGSTLSAVEEGSQAAYTLTSDRPVVVEDLDAEPRFDGPSLLTDHGVESGISVVVGSLAEPWGVLGTYDTDENRFSEHDVNFVRSVANILATAINRRAYERELVTRRTELQERERTLRDAYEIIADPSLSLSERIDSLLSVVRKTVGTDYATLSRVQDDEYVFEAIDAPSEADLRVGDSIPLSATNCERVVETERTLVLRDVDEDAPELADRAGNAEWGISCYLGAPVFVDGEVYGTFCFYDMDARAEKFSDWEVTFIDVLSNWVGNELERERDTDRLAALNSLNEVVRETTEAVIEQSTREEIEQTVCERLADTDSYLFAWIGDINLPSQTVSLRTEAGVDGFLDGDAAPVGPGDERGEDPTSEVLRTGEVQTLQNVQNDPQYEPWHDTAERHGFHSSAAIPVVHEDTVYGVLNVYAARPRAFEGEERAVIAQLGEIVGHAIAAVERKRALMSNEVVELKFRIPAILDGYDVSTDGRFTLDETVPLKDGEYLLYGTEEGAADAVSAFVDAHGHWNEVTFREDGRFEIRLSDPPILSTLASLGGSIEEAAFEDGTLNLTLHISPSVDARRLIEVVRDGYPAAEMVTRKQVEPGDRDAERVHETFAEGLTDRQRAALRAAYHAGFFEWPREASGQEMAETLGVSPPTFYQHLRTAERKVFDSLLPSSVGSAE; from the coding sequence ATGGTTTCTGGCGCGTTGAGCGACGCTCTTCGGGAGACTCTCGCCGTCTTCGAGTCGAGGGGAGACCCCGGGGAGCCGATGACGACGGCCGAGGTGACGGGGCACCTCGACGTCTCTCGTCGGAGCACCTACGCCCGACTGGAGAAGTTGGCCGACGGGGGGTTCCTCGGCACGAAGAAGGTGGGAGCGAAGGGACGGGTCTGGTGGCGTCCGCGGACCGACGACGGAACCGACGATCTCGCCGCACTCGTCGACGATCTCCCGGGCGTCGTCTACCGGTGGCGGGACGAACCGGATCGACCGGTCGAGTTCGTCGGCGGGGAGTGCGAGCGTCTGACCGGACACACCGCGGAGTCGATACGCTCCGGCGCAGTTAGTTGGGAAGACGACGTTCTCCACCCCGAGGACGCCGCCGACGTGCGCCAAGCGGTCCGGGCTGGACTCGACGGCGACGGGCGCTTCTCGGTGCAGTATCGGATTCTGACGGCCGCGGGCGACGTGCGCTGGGTGTCGGAGCGCGGACACGTCGCCGCGAGCGAGTCCGGCGGGGCGGTCCTCGTCGAGGGGTTGATAACCGACATCTCGGAGGTGAAAGCCGAGAGCCGGCGTTTCGAACGGCAGATCGACGAGGTGTTCGAGCGAATCGACGACGCGTTCTACGCCGTCGACGAGGAGTTCCGCTTCACGCACGTCAACGAACGCGCCGAGGAACTGCTCCGACACTCCGAGGCGGAACTGCTCGGCGAGAGCGTCTGGGACGTGTTCCCCTCGGCGACGGAGACGGAGGCGTGGGAGAGTTTCCACGACGCGCTCGAAACGCAGACGCCGACGAGTTACGAGGTGTACTACGACCGACTGGACTTCTGGGTCGAGGCCAACGTCTACCCCTCCGAGACCGGTCTCTCGGTGTACTTCCGCGACGTGACCGAACGGAAGGTCCGCGAACGCGAACTCGAACAGTACGAGACGCTCGCGCGGACGGCGTCGGACGTCATCGTGACGGTGGACGAACGGAGCGTCGTCCGAGACGTGAACTCGGCTGTCGAAGACGTGTTCGGCTACGAACCGACGGAACTCGTGGGCGAGTCGCTGACGAAACTGATGCCCGACCGACTGTCTGACGTGCACCGAACCGCCGTCCGTCGCTACCTCGATTCGGGCGAACGCCACCTCGATTGGGACTACCTCGAACTCCCCGGCGTCCGCGCCGACGGGAGCGAGATTCCGCTGGCGATTTCGTTCAGCGAGTACGAACACGACGGCGAGCGCTACTTCACCGGAATCGTCCGCGACGTGACCGAACGCAAGGAGATGGAGTCGGACCTCCGCGACAGCGAGAAGAAGTTCCGGACGCTCGCGGAGAACTTAGAGGAAGTCGTCTGGATGACCGCCGAGGACCCGACGGAGTTTCTCTACGTCAACCCGGCGTACGAGGAGGTGTGGGGCCGCGACCGAGAGAGCCTGTACGAGGACGGCCTCAGTTTCCTCGATGCGGTCCATCCGGAGGACAGAGAGCAGGTTCGGGAGGCGTACACCGACCTCCCCGAGGAGGACTACGAGGCGGAGTACCGAATCGTCCGCCCCGACGGGACGGTTCGGTGGCTTCACGCCCGCGGGGTCGCGGTCGGCGGCGAGGACGGCGACGACTTCCGAATCGTCGGCATCGTCGAGGACGCGACCGAGCGGATACGGCAGAAGCGCGAACTCCGGCGACGGGTCCGCCAACAGGAGGTGATAACCGACTTCGGACAGCGAGCGCTCGGAGAGGTGGAACTCGACGACCTCGTCTCCGAAGCGGCCGCTCTCGTCGCCGAAACGCTCGACAACGACTACTGCGCCGTCCTCGACTTCGACGCCGACGCCGACGAACTGCGCCTCAGTCACGGCGTCGGGTGGGAGGAGGAGGCCGTCGGTTCGACGCTCTCGGCCGTCGAAGAGGGGTCGCAGGCGGCGTACACGCTGACGTCGGATCGACCCGTCGTCGTGGAGGACCTCGACGCCGAACCGCGATTCGACGGTCCGTCCCTCCTCACGGACCACGGCGTCGAGAGCGGAATAAGCGTCGTCGTCGGGTCCCTCGCCGAACCGTGGGGCGTCCTCGGCACGTACGACACGGACGAAAACCGCTTTTCGGAACACGACGTGAACTTCGTCCGGTCGGTGGCGAACATCCTCGCGACGGCCATCAACCGCCGGGCGTACGAACGGGAGTTGGTCACCCGCCGGACGGAACTGCAGGAACGCGAACGGACGCTGCGCGACGCGTACGAGATCATCGCGGACCCCTCGCTTTCGCTCTCGGAGCGAATCGACAGCCTGCTGAGCGTCGTCCGGAAGACGGTGGGAACCGACTACGCGACCCTCTCGCGGGTGCAGGACGACGAGTACGTCTTCGAGGCGATAGACGCGCCGTCGGAGGCCGACCTGCGGGTGGGCGACTCGATACCGCTGTCGGCGACGAACTGCGAACGCGTCGTCGAAACCGAACGAACGCTCGTCCTCCGGGACGTCGACGAGGACGCCCCCGAACTGGCCGACCGGGCGGGGAACGCCGAGTGGGGCATCTCCTGTTACCTCGGCGCGCCGGTGTTCGTCGACGGCGAGGTGTACGGCACGTTCTGCTTCTACGATATGGACGCGCGCGCCGAGAAGTTCTCCGACTGGGAGGTGACGTTCATCGACGTCCTCAGCAACTGGGTAGGCAACGAACTCGAACGCGAACGCGACACCGACCGACTCGCCGCCCTCAACAGTCTCAACGAAGTCGTCCGGGAGACGACGGAGGCGGTCATCGAGCAGTCCACCCGCGAGGAGATAGAGCAGACCGTCTGTGAACGCCTCGCCGACACGGACTCGTACCTGTTCGCGTGGATAGGCGACATCAACCTCCCCTCTCAGACGGTGAGTCTCCGAACCGAGGCCGGCGTCGACGGGTTCCTCGACGGGGACGCCGCGCCCGTCGGTCCGGGCGACGAACGCGGCGAGGACCCCACGAGCGAGGTGCTTCGGACCGGCGAGGTCCAGACCCTCCAGAACGTCCAGAACGACCCGCAGTACGAACCGTGGCACGACACCGCCGAGAGACACGGCTTTCACTCCTCGGCCGCGATACCCGTCGTCCACGAGGACACGGTGTACGGGGTGTTGAACGTCTACGCCGCCCGACCGCGGGCGTTCGAGGGGGAAGAGCGGGCGGTCATCGCCCAACTCGGCGAGATCGTCGGCCACGCCATCGCCGCCGTCGAACGCAAGCGTGCGCTGATGAGCAACGAAGTCGTCGAACTCAAGTTCCGCATTCCGGCCATCCTCGACGGCTACGACGTCTCGACCGACGGCCGGTTCACGCTCGACGAGACGGTCCCCCTGAAGGACGGCGAGTACCTCCTCTACGGGACCGAGGAGGGCGCGGCCGACGCGGTGTCGGCGTTCGTCGACGCGCACGGCCACTGGAACGAGGTGACGTTCCGCGAGGACGGCCGCTTCGAGATACGCCTCTCGGACCCGCCGATACTCTCGACGCTCGCGTCCCTCGGCGGGTCGATCGAGGAGGCCGCCTTCGAGGACGGGACGCTGAACCTGACGCTACACATCTCTCCGAGCGTCGACGCGCGCCGACTCATCGAAGTCGTCCGCGACGGCTATCCGGCCGCGGAGATGGTGACGCGAAAGCAGGTCGAACCGGGGGACCGCGACGCCGAACGCGTCCACGAGACGTTCGCCGAGGGGTTGACCGACCGCCAACGCGCCGCCCTCCGCGCCGCCTACCACGCGGGGTTCTTCGAGTGGCCCCGCGAGGCGTCCGGTCAGGAGATGGCCGAGACGCTCGGCGTCTCTCCGCCCACGTTCTATCAACACCTCCGAACGGCCGAGAGGAAAGTGTTCGACTCGCTGTTGCCGTCTTCGGTCGGGAGCGCCGAGTGA